A portion of the Paenibacillus antri genome contains these proteins:
- a CDS encoding outer membrane protein assembly factor BamB family protein, giving the protein MTAPFRKMILPAATALSLSLAAPPVGAEVWYEPQLIPSGTVASSDSAFAAPLARPRWTIEYDKPTDGDEWNDDRVVATDKRPYYIQRGKLVAAEPSSGRRAWTVDGNVVSVAVEDDTAVYALSAAGALSRLSASDGGVAWRTQIDDAANGGELVVADGTVYVKYAGGLLAVDAKSGHRLWRNTDAYSYGTPIPLKGLLLFATSESGAITRDFTYGIDKATGRTLWKAEGVPLQVRSDVVYLRDTYPVGDDEAFGLKVDVVATMTGEAKGSRYFLPLPEGRDRLTGGAGRAVIAGDLVIAAAFDGSVYRTHLDAEPANAAVMAAESRSDFAGPYGGKLFFADPGGSLHSRDVLTNARVDYSGLDNPVARLDVREDGLYVGQTDGDLFAFDVHSGKALFRFETGAKHFGPFRVVGNLLLVQTEGTLYAFDLPKELQRTPGQVLTPIQRKAEAALRIDGVEQRFEPSPIMIDNRMFVPLRALFEAVGAAVEYDEATSGVNVAYADRAFTLREGAPFALVGGKQQSLSYAPLLMNAAVYVPLRDVGGLLGVEVVWHDDTRTVEIATAPTGSR; this is encoded by the coding sequence ATGACCGCCCCATTTCGGAAAATGATCCTCCCCGCAGCGACCGCCCTCTCTCTTAGCCTTGCGGCGCCCCCGGTCGGAGCGGAGGTGTGGTACGAGCCGCAGCTGATTCCATCGGGGACGGTAGCGTCGTCCGATTCCGCCTTCGCGGCGCCGCTCGCGAGGCCCCGCTGGACGATCGAGTATGACAAGCCGACGGACGGCGACGAATGGAACGACGACCGGGTCGTCGCGACGGACAAGCGGCCGTATTATATTCAGCGCGGGAAGCTCGTCGCGGCCGAACCGTCTTCGGGTCGCCGCGCTTGGACGGTCGACGGGAACGTCGTCTCCGTCGCGGTCGAGGACGATACCGCCGTGTACGCGCTAAGCGCCGCCGGCGCCTTGTCGCGGCTGTCCGCGTCGGACGGGGGCGTGGCGTGGCGAACCCAAATCGACGACGCCGCGAACGGCGGCGAGCTCGTCGTCGCAGACGGGACCGTGTACGTCAAGTACGCCGGGGGCCTGCTCGCCGTCGACGCGAAATCGGGCCACCGGCTCTGGCGCAACACAGACGCATACAGCTATGGAACGCCTATCCCGTTGAAGGGTCTCCTTCTGTTCGCGACGTCGGAATCCGGGGCGATTACGCGCGACTTCACCTACGGCATCGATAAAGCGACCGGACGAACGCTGTGGAAAGCCGAAGGCGTCCCTCTTCAAGTCCGCAGCGACGTCGTCTACTTGCGGGATACATACCCGGTGGGCGACGACGAAGCCTTCGGATTGAAAGTGGACGTCGTGGCGACGATGACGGGCGAAGCGAAGGGGTCCCGCTACTTCCTCCCTCTCCCCGAGGGGCGCGATCGACTGACGGGCGGCGCAGGCCGCGCCGTCATCGCCGGAGACCTCGTCATCGCCGCGGCGTTCGACGGCAGCGTATATCGGACGCATCTGGACGCGGAGCCGGCGAACGCCGCCGTAATGGCGGCCGAAAGCCGCAGCGACTTCGCGGGCCCTTACGGCGGGAAGCTGTTCTTCGCCGACCCCGGGGGCTCTCTCCATTCCCGTGATGTTCTCACCAACGCTCGCGTAGACTATTCCGGCCTCGACAATCCCGTCGCTCGGCTCGACGTACGCGAGGACGGTCTCTACGTCGGCCAGACGGACGGCGACTTGTTCGCCTTCGACGTCCATTCCGGAAAAGCCTTATTCCGCTTCGAGACCGGCGCGAAACATTTCGGCCCGTTCCGGGTCGTCGGCAACCTTCTGCTCGTGCAGACCGAGGGCACGCTTTACGCCTTCGACCTGCCGAAGGAGCTGCAGCGCACGCCCGGACAGGTCCTAACGCCGATCCAACGGAAAGCGGAGGCGGCGCTTCGGATCGACGGAGTCGAGCAGCGCTTCGAGCCGAGCCCGATCATGATCGACAACCGGATGTTCGTGCCGCTTCGAGCGCTGTTCGAAGCCGTCGGCGCCGCGGTCGAATACGACGAAGCGACGTCCGGCGTGAACGTCGCCTACGCCGACCGCGCCTTCACGCTACGCGAGGGCGCCCCGTTCGCGCTCGTCGGCGGCAAGCAGCAGTCGCTCTCCTATGCACCGCTGCTCATGAACGCCGCCGTCTACGTCCCGCTGCGCGACGTCGGCGGCTTGCTCGGCGTCGAAGTCGTCTGGCACGACGACACGCGCACCGTCGAAATCGCCACCGCACCGACGGGTTCTAGGTAA
- a CDS encoding SDR family NAD(P)-dependent oxidoreductase — MNIDLTGKLALVTGSNAGIGRAIALALASAGADVAVTYMNRREQGEETAKAIREKGVRSAAFQLDASDAERVARFPAEIEETFGRSVDVLVNNAGHLIGRVPSLDMTEAHYGKVMDVNFKSCVLMCAAFGKGMREKGGGSIVNMTSVAAHNGGGAGAAVYAGAKAAMIAYSKGLAKEVAGAGIRVNLISPGFIGQTAFHDTFTPEAARKATVQGIPLGREGTPDDVAGAALFFASDLSSYITGETIEVNGGMFMR, encoded by the coding sequence ATGAACATCGACTTAACGGGAAAGCTTGCGCTCGTGACGGGCTCGAACGCCGGCATCGGACGGGCGATCGCGCTGGCGCTGGCGTCCGCGGGCGCCGACGTGGCGGTCACGTATATGAACCGGCGGGAGCAAGGAGAAGAGACGGCTAAGGCCATTCGGGAAAAGGGCGTCCGCAGCGCGGCGTTCCAGCTCGACGCTAGCGACGCGGAGCGGGTGGCGCGTTTTCCGGCGGAAATCGAGGAGACGTTCGGACGCTCGGTCGACGTCTTGGTGAACAATGCGGGACATCTGATCGGGCGCGTCCCGAGTCTCGACATGACCGAAGCGCACTACGGCAAGGTGATGGACGTCAACTTCAAGAGCTGCGTGCTCATGTGCGCCGCGTTCGGCAAGGGGATGCGGGAGAAGGGCGGCGGCAGCATCGTTAACATGACATCCGTCGCGGCGCATAACGGCGGCGGCGCGGGGGCGGCGGTGTACGCCGGCGCGAAAGCGGCGATGATCGCGTATTCGAAGGGACTGGCGAAGGAAGTTGCGGGCGCGGGCATCCGCGTGAATCTGATTTCGCCCGGCTTTATCGGGCAGACCGCCTTCCACGATACGTTCACCCCGGAGGCGGCGCGCAAGGCGACGGTGCAGGGCATCCCGCTCGGGCGGGAGGGGACGCCGGACGACGTGGCGGGGGCTGCGCTGTTTTTCGCTTCCGATCTGTCCTCCTACATTACTGGAGAGACGATCGAGGTGAACGGCGGCATGTTCATGCGATGA
- a CDS encoding heparinase II/III domain-containing protein, whose protein sequence is MIAAPLREKKRYGWFDAALRALLEETDAALEAGVDVPEEPGGWWHQYVCPTHGTELRFDPREREATAFRCPHGCVLEGEAYRGAWLVFKHQERARTALSAAAMYAATGEAKYAEAANAILEAYASRYPRYPVHPDAQPWMLKGRAFHQALTEAIWATTILRAFLLLRDEGALQVDAAASDVFFAMVSSSMTEYRRILIEERDEPANNYTAWLNACLACYYAVRDDRDGMETLVSARGGLRHHLEIGVLPDQLEFEGSLYYHVFVLRAYFIAAEMAERLGFDATAWTGSAGQSFRGMLEALVGLAAPNGELPALHDGPYSRPPYAREIAEVFEIGYARYGDARFAPILREAYRRADGGCGGGTGSAERRGLEAVLYGEGDWPAAEPLREPSRLYASAGFAVLRHADNPLSLLADFGPHGGSHGHDDKLNVVLMHRNGFVLPERGMVPYGSELRRRWFARTPSHNAVSVGGRTQAPHTGVCLRFDAEARRSYAWLRSEGAYAGATLDRHLWVDRDVALDWFEVRLDLEETVDYWLHFAEPLNVGGGWTACTPDAAPGEDEAYGYVATSARWTAEEPFAAVAATCGGERVTASLLAVPGGELYRIASPGTSVDPSRPLDGLLYRARGRRATFVAAFAAGDAPIRLARGDEGSVLVAPAGGGGTAMRFRMTEHGLHRE, encoded by the coding sequence ATGATCGCGGCGCCTCTGCGGGAGAAGAAGCGGTACGGGTGGTTCGACGCCGCGCTCCGGGCGCTGCTGGAGGAGACCGACGCCGCGCTGGAAGCCGGCGTGGACGTGCCGGAGGAGCCTGGGGGCTGGTGGCACCAATACGTTTGCCCGACGCACGGGACGGAGCTTCGGTTCGATCCGCGCGAGCGGGAGGCGACCGCGTTTCGCTGTCCGCACGGCTGCGTCCTGGAAGGCGAGGCGTACCGCGGCGCGTGGCTCGTCTTCAAGCATCAGGAGCGGGCGCGCACGGCGCTGTCGGCGGCGGCGATGTACGCGGCGACGGGGGAGGCGAAGTACGCGGAGGCCGCGAACGCGATTCTTGAAGCGTACGCTTCGCGATATCCGCGCTATCCGGTTCATCCGGACGCGCAGCCATGGATGCTGAAGGGACGGGCGTTCCATCAGGCGCTTACGGAGGCGATCTGGGCGACGACGATATTGCGCGCCTTCTTGCTGCTACGGGACGAAGGAGCGCTGCAGGTCGACGCTGCGGCGTCGGACGTCTTCTTCGCGATGGTCTCGAGCAGCATGACGGAGTATCGCCGCATCCTGATCGAGGAGCGGGACGAGCCCGCGAACAATTATACGGCTTGGTTGAACGCCTGCCTGGCTTGCTACTATGCGGTACGGGACGACCGCGACGGGATGGAGACGCTCGTCTCGGCGCGCGGCGGCCTGCGGCATCATCTGGAGATCGGGGTGCTGCCGGATCAGCTGGAATTCGAGGGGAGTCTCTATTATCACGTCTTCGTGCTGCGAGCGTATTTCATCGCCGCCGAGATGGCGGAGCGGCTCGGATTCGACGCGACGGCGTGGACGGGGAGCGCGGGGCAGAGCTTCCGCGGCATGCTGGAGGCGCTCGTCGGCCTCGCCGCGCCGAACGGAGAGCTGCCTGCGCTGCACGACGGCCCGTACAGCCGTCCGCCGTACGCCCGGGAGATCGCCGAGGTGTTCGAGATCGGGTATGCGCGGTACGGCGACGCGCGCTTTGCGCCGATCCTGCGCGAGGCGTATCGGCGCGCGGACGGCGGCTGCGGCGGCGGGACCGGCTCGGCGGAACGGCGCGGGCTCGAAGCCGTGCTGTACGGCGAAGGCGACTGGCCCGCGGCGGAGCCGCTGCGCGAGCCGTCCCGCCTCTACGCGTCGGCGGGGTTCGCCGTGCTCCGGCATGCCGATAACCCGTTGTCGCTGCTCGCGGATTTCGGTCCGCACGGCGGCAGCCACGGCCACGACGACAAGCTGAACGTCGTCCTTATGCACCGGAACGGCTTCGTGCTGCCGGAGCGCGGCATGGTCCCGTACGGCTCGGAGCTGCGGCGGCGCTGGTTCGCCCGGACGCCGAGCCACAACGCCGTCTCGGTCGGCGGCCGGACGCAAGCGCCGCATACGGGCGTCTGCCTCCGGTTCGACGCCGAGGCCCGCCGCTCGTACGCGTGGCTGCGCAGCGAAGGGGCGTACGCCGGAGCGACGCTGGACCGGCATCTATGGGTCGATCGAGACGTCGCGCTCGATTGGTTCGAGGTCCGTCTCGATCTAGAGGAGACGGTCGATTATTGGCTCCATTTCGCGGAGCCGCTGAACGTCGGGGGCGGGTGGACGGCATGCACGCCCGACGCGGCGCCCGGCGAAGACGAGGCGTACGGGTACGTCGCGACGTCGGCGAGATGGACCGCCGAGGAGCCGTTCGCCGCCGTCGCCGCGACGTGCGGCGGGGAGCGGGTGACGGCGTCGCTGCTCGCCGTCCCCGGCGGGGAGCTGTACCGGATCGCGTCGCCCGGTACGTCGGTCGACCCGTCGCGGCCGCTCGACGGCCTGTTATACCGCGCGCGGGGGAGGCGCGCGACGTTCGTCGCCGCGTTCGCGGCCGGCGACGCGCCGATTCGCCTCGCGCGCGGCGACGAAGGCAGCGTCCTCGTCGCGCCCGCCGGCGGCGGGGGAACGGCGATGCGGTTCCGCATGACCGAACATGGACTTCATAGGGAGTGA
- a CDS encoding DUF4962 domain-containing protein, which produces MRKTLFEPISGPLTVQYAPTEETELRENPPRFTWMGGSWEDERYALQLSTDELFQGEETVTFGPLPYNFYTPDRVLAPGTYYWRYALWDGDGPASDWSRTRRFRVAPGLPETPLPSRADRYAGSSEAHPRLWLDAAGVEALRARVRTDADGCGWTAFYERSVLPWAEREQIAEPARYPDNKRVASLWRRMYMDCQETLYAIRHLAVAGVVLQDEALLAKAKAWLLHAASWDPDGTTSRDYNDEAAFRVAGALAWGYDWLHGELTDDERRLVRASLLRRTEQVAFHVIDRSKIHHVPYDSHAVRSLSSVLTPCCIALLHEEEQAKEWLDYAIDYFACLYSPWGGADGGWAEGPMYWTTGMAFVTEAMGLLKAYVGIDLYRRPFFRKTGDFPLYCFSPDTTRASFGDQSTLGDLPSLKTGALMRLFAGQTGNPAYRWYYDQVRARESPEEADTKFYNYGWWDFRFDELVYRHEIPDDAPGSLDGVEPLRWFRDVGWVAMHHRMDDPAEHVVLLAKSSPYGSISHSHGDQNGFLLHAYGEPLAIDSGYYVAFGSTMHLNWRRQTRSKNAPLIDGRGQYAGRDKSLNLEASGRVEDARFRDGVGYARMDATAAYRVEIPYAKRVARELYFVGGSYVVVVDLVDLEQPGRVTWQLHALREPEPNRQTFRVDGEKAELAGKFVYCSSGELRLTAFTGFEDVEPSEIEGLAPHARLLAETKRALSHRIVTLLVPAKKGEPKLVSTFLDDQDHGVHLYFTEHGVTKRIEVPKAY; this is translated from the coding sequence ATGCGAAAGACGTTGTTCGAGCCGATCAGCGGCCCGTTGACGGTGCAGTATGCGCCGACCGAGGAGACGGAGCTTCGGGAAAACCCGCCCCGCTTCACTTGGATGGGCGGCTCGTGGGAAGACGAACGCTACGCCCTGCAGCTGTCGACGGACGAGTTGTTCCAAGGCGAGGAGACGGTAACGTTCGGGCCGCTGCCCTACAACTTCTATACCCCGGACCGCGTACTCGCGCCGGGGACGTACTACTGGCGATATGCGCTCTGGGACGGCGACGGTCCGGCGTCCGACTGGAGCCGCACGCGCCGGTTCCGCGTCGCGCCCGGCCTGCCGGAGACGCCGCTGCCGTCCCGCGCCGACCGGTACGCCGGGTCGTCCGAGGCGCATCCCCGGCTGTGGCTGGACGCGGCGGGCGTCGAAGCGCTCCGCGCACGCGTTCGCACGGACGCGGACGGCTGCGGTTGGACCGCCTTCTACGAGCGATCCGTCTTGCCGTGGGCCGAACGGGAGCAGATCGCCGAGCCCGCGCGGTACCCGGACAACAAGCGGGTGGCGTCGTTATGGCGGCGGATGTACATGGACTGTCAAGAGACGCTGTACGCGATCCGGCATCTCGCGGTGGCGGGCGTCGTGCTGCAGGACGAGGCGCTGCTTGCGAAGGCTAAAGCATGGCTGCTTCATGCCGCGTCGTGGGACCCGGACGGCACGACATCCAGGGATTACAACGACGAAGCGGCGTTCCGCGTCGCGGGGGCGCTCGCGTGGGGATACGACTGGCTGCACGGCGAGCTGACCGACGACGAACGACGCCTCGTGCGCGCCTCGCTGCTTCGCCGAACCGAACAGGTGGCGTTCCACGTCATCGACCGGTCGAAAATTCACCACGTGCCGTACGACTCGCACGCGGTCCGCTCGCTCTCGTCGGTGCTGACGCCCTGCTGCATCGCCCTGCTCCACGAGGAGGAGCAAGCGAAAGAGTGGCTCGATTACGCGATCGACTACTTCGCTTGCCTGTATTCGCCTTGGGGCGGCGCGGACGGCGGCTGGGCCGAAGGGCCGATGTATTGGACGACCGGCATGGCGTTCGTGACCGAGGCGATGGGGCTGCTGAAGGCTTACGTCGGCATCGACTTATACCGGCGACCCTTCTTCCGCAAAACCGGGGATTTCCCGCTCTACTGCTTCTCCCCCGACACGACGCGGGCAAGCTTCGGCGACCAGTCGACGCTGGGCGACCTGCCGAGCCTGAAGACGGGTGCGCTCATGCGGCTGTTCGCCGGTCAGACGGGCAATCCGGCGTATCGGTGGTATTACGATCAGGTGCGCGCGCGCGAATCGCCGGAAGAGGCGGATACGAAGTTTTACAATTACGGCTGGTGGGATTTCCGCTTCGACGAGCTCGTCTACCGGCACGAAATTCCGGACGACGCCCCGGGTTCTCTCGACGGCGTCGAACCGCTGCGCTGGTTCCGGGACGTCGGCTGGGTCGCGATGCACCACCGGATGGACGATCCCGCGGAGCACGTCGTCTTGCTCGCGAAGAGCAGCCCGTACGGCTCGATCAGCCACAGCCACGGCGACCAGAACGGCTTCCTGCTGCACGCCTACGGGGAGCCGCTCGCGATCGACAGCGGATACTACGTCGCCTTCGGCTCGACCATGCATCTGAACTGGCGCCGGCAGACGCGGTCGAAGAACGCGCCGCTCATCGACGGCCGGGGGCAGTACGCAGGCCGCGACAAGTCGCTCAACTTGGAAGCGTCGGGCCGCGTCGAGGACGCGCGGTTTCGGGACGGCGTCGGGTATGCGCGGATGGACGCGACGGCCGCGTATCGCGTCGAGATTCCGTATGCGAAGCGGGTCGCGAGGGAGCTGTATTTCGTCGGCGGCTCTTACGTCGTCGTCGTCGACCTTGTCGATCTGGAGCAGCCGGGCCGCGTGACCTGGCAGCTGCACGCGCTCCGGGAGCCCGAGCCGAACCGGCAGACGTTCCGCGTAGACGGGGAGAAGGCCGAGCTCGCCGGCAAGTTCGTCTATTGCTCCTCGGGCGAGCTGCGGCTGACCGCCTTTACCGGCTTCGAGGACGTCGAACCGTCCGAGATCGAAGGGCTCGCGCCGCATGCAAGGCTGCTTGCGGAGACGAAGCGCGCGCTGTCGCACCGAATCGTGACGCTGCTCGTGCCGGCGAAGAAGGGCGAGCCGAAGCTCGTCTCGACGTTCCTGGACGATCAGGATCACGGCGTACATCTATATTTCACCGAGCATGGCGTTACGAAGCGCATCGAGGTACCGAAAGCCTATTAA
- a CDS encoding glycoside hydrolase family 88 protein: MTGGLLEKTIRKMERSSRRIGAKSPHVAKEGVYDDARLDWWTSGFWPGMLWIAADLTGDAAYREAAWTYDERMERLFLVPNRFHHDVGFQFLPTAVLKHRLTGDEDGRRRGLFAANFLAGRLNLAGGFLRAWNDVADPTAWNRNNAGWAIIDSMMNLPLLFWASETSGDPRYRHIAAAHADTVLRRFVREDGSVAHIASFDPATGDFLGWIGGQGFAPDSAWSRGAAWALYGFAVACRYTGEARYLEASRRVADFFLASVEADGVPLWDFRVVPREGEPRDTSAASCAASGLIELAALLPPDEGEPYRDAARRTLRALADGYAAWDDPNDEALLRGGTGNKPAGQNVDVSLIYGDYFFLEALAKLSGWKHRVF, encoded by the coding sequence ATGACCGGAGGGTTGTTGGAGAAGACGATACGGAAAATGGAACGCTCCTCGCGGCGCATCGGCGCTAAGTCGCCGCATGTCGCGAAGGAAGGCGTATACGACGACGCGCGGCTCGATTGGTGGACGTCCGGCTTCTGGCCGGGCATGCTGTGGATCGCGGCCGACTTGACGGGCGACGCCGCGTATCGGGAAGCCGCTTGGACGTACGACGAACGGATGGAGCGGCTGTTCCTCGTGCCGAACCGGTTCCACCACGACGTCGGGTTTCAGTTTTTGCCGACGGCCGTGCTGAAGCACCGGCTGACCGGCGACGAGGACGGACGGAGGCGCGGCCTGTTCGCGGCGAACTTCCTCGCCGGTCGATTAAACCTAGCCGGCGGCTTCCTGCGGGCGTGGAACGACGTCGCCGATCCGACCGCGTGGAACCGGAACAACGCGGGCTGGGCGATCATCGATTCGATGATGAACCTGCCGCTCCTCTTCTGGGCGTCGGAGACGAGCGGCGATCCGCGGTACCGGCACATCGCCGCCGCCCATGCGGATACGGTGCTTCGCCGCTTCGTCCGGGAGGACGGCTCCGTCGCGCATATCGCGAGCTTCGACCCGGCGACGGGCGACTTCCTCGGCTGGATCGGCGGTCAAGGCTTCGCGCCGGATTCCGCCTGGAGCCGCGGCGCCGCGTGGGCGTTGTACGGCTTCGCGGTCGCCTGCCGGTACACCGGCGAGGCGCGCTACTTGGAAGCGTCCCGACGGGTCGCCGACTTCTTCCTCGCCTCGGTCGAGGCGGACGGCGTGCCGCTGTGGGACTTCCGCGTCGTCCCGCGCGAGGGCGAGCCGCGCGATACGTCGGCGGCGTCGTGCGCGGCGTCGGGGCTGATCGAGCTCGCGGCGTTGCTGCCGCCGGACGAGGGCGAGCCGTACCGCGACGCCGCCCGCCGGACGCTCCGCGCGCTCGCGGACGGCTACGCGGCCTGGGACGATCCGAACGACGAAGCGCTGCTGCGCGGCGGCACCGGGAACAAGCCGGCGGGCCAGAACGTCGACGTCTCGCTTATCTACGGCGACTATTTTTTCCTCGAGGCGCTTGCGAAGCTGTCGGGGTGGAAACACCGAGTGTTCTAA
- a CDS encoding MFS transporter: MERLRSSPFDSRHRNRWSILQIVNMGTLISTLDVGIVNVTLPTMSEQFGVSLSQIQWVATAYLLTMVALLPFMGKLSDRLDRRKIYSWGFLLFSVGSACIALSDGLVSILLSRILQGVGATMIMANSQAMVRQLFPDRERGRALGMNAVVISIGTMSGPALGGLMLEVVEWPWLFWINVPIGLCAFVLGLRWFPSTERGQDRSPFDFLGSFLLAAGTCLLMFAAEAGKENGFTTPILYLGAAGLVLFAALWFVQRKIAYGILDRELFGRRKIALGNASSFFINLAQTATLIPIAFYLQGPLGLSPWSVGLLLIVQPLLMGVAAPIAGWVRDRFGAWFPITAGSMLCAASMLFIAALPNVTVVGIALQLALFGIGVGLFHATNNAEIMSDAPDRKISLAGSLLAMVRYLGNIAGIGLATLLVGSMTLGDSLRGGADESMDLRMRMLFGICFLFCLGVAGMGKLRPKDKPATTEIGA, from the coding sequence TTGGAACGACTGCGGAGCTCGCCCTTCGACTCCCGACACCGCAATCGATGGAGCATTCTCCAGATCGTGAATATGGGCACGCTCATTTCGACGCTCGACGTGGGCATCGTCAACGTGACGCTCCCGACGATGTCGGAACAATTCGGCGTCTCCCTCTCGCAAATTCAGTGGGTCGCGACCGCTTATTTGCTGACGATGGTCGCGCTTCTTCCGTTCATGGGGAAATTGTCCGATCGGTTGGACCGCCGGAAAATTTACAGCTGGGGCTTCCTGCTCTTCAGCGTCGGATCCGCTTGCATCGCGCTTTCGGACGGGCTGGTCAGCATCCTGCTTTCCAGGATATTGCAAGGCGTCGGAGCGACGATGATCATGGCCAACAGTCAAGCGATGGTGCGCCAGCTGTTCCCCGATCGGGAAAGAGGCCGCGCGCTTGGAATGAATGCCGTCGTCATCTCGATCGGGACGATGTCCGGTCCGGCTCTAGGCGGGTTGATGCTCGAGGTCGTCGAATGGCCGTGGCTGTTTTGGATCAATGTGCCGATCGGCCTTTGCGCGTTCGTCTTGGGGCTTCGTTGGTTTCCGAGCACGGAAAGAGGGCAGGATCGAAGTCCGTTCGACTTTCTCGGGTCTTTCTTGCTGGCTGCAGGGACCTGCCTCCTCATGTTCGCGGCCGAAGCCGGCAAGGAGAACGGCTTCACGACTCCTATTCTGTACCTAGGCGCCGCCGGATTGGTCCTCTTCGCCGCCTTATGGTTCGTACAACGTAAAATTGCGTACGGGATCTTGGATCGAGAGTTGTTCGGTCGTCGGAAAATCGCGCTCGGCAACGCGAGTTCCTTCTTTATCAATCTCGCGCAAACGGCGACGCTGATCCCGATCGCGTTTTATCTACAAGGCCCGTTAGGCTTATCGCCTTGGAGCGTCGGTCTCCTGCTGATCGTTCAGCCGCTGTTGATGGGCGTCGCCGCTCCGATCGCCGGCTGGGTTCGCGATCGGTTCGGCGCCTGGTTTCCGATTACGGCCGGTTCCATGCTTTGCGCCGCATCGATGCTGTTCATAGCCGCGCTCCCGAACGTGACCGTCGTCGGAATCGCGCTGCAGCTGGCCTTGTTCGGCATCGGCGTAGGGCTGTTCCATGCGACGAACAACGCCGAAATTATGAGCGACGCCCCGGATCGTAAAATCAGCCTCGCCGGAAGCCTCCTGGCCATGGTTCGCTATCTGGGCAATATCGCCGGAATCGGACTCGCCACGCTGCTGGTAGGCTCGATGACGCTTGGGGACTCGCTCCGCGGCGGCGCGGACGAAAGCATGGACCTCCGGATGCGGATGTTATTCGGCATATGCTTCTTGTTCTGCCTAGGCGTCGCCGGCATGGGAAAGCTTCGTCCCAAGGACAAGCCCGCGACAACGGAGATCGGCGCATAA